A stretch of DNA from Erwinia aphidicola:
CACGCTGGCGCGCGGCACGGTGAAAAAGTTTCGCTATGCCATGCTCACCAGCAATCGCCTGCTGTTCAACCTGACGCTGGCTAACGGTAAACCGCTGCCGCGCGGCAGCCGCGTCTGGGATCGAAAAAACAATTACATCACCAGCGCCATCGATGATGGTGTGGTCTGGCTAAGCAACGCCCCCGAACAGGTGCATCTTTTCGCCGAGACCGGCAGCGGCGAACAGCGCTGTGAATTTCATTACGACAGCAAAAACAGCAGATCGGAGAAACAACTGTATGAAAAAGTTATCGCGCAGTGCCTGTAACAGCCTGCTGATTCTGGCCACGCTGCTCTCTGCGGCGTCAGCAGAAGCAGCCTGTCATGTGACCAGCCACGGTGGGCGCATCGATTACGGCGAGTTGAATCGCCACCTTATCCCCGGCTCGGCAGAAAAATTGAGCCTGACGGCGCGCGAGGTGCAGATCGGCATTGACTGCGATGCGCCACAAATTATCAGCGTGCGCTTCACCTCAGCGCAGGGCGCAGAAGCGGCCTTTGCCTTCGGGCAACAGGGGGAGATGCAGCTGCGGCTGCATGATGCCCGCCTCGACAGCCGCGCGGCCAGCTTCAATTTTCTGCCGTCAGGGGGAAGTCCGGAGAGCGCGCAGCCGCTGAGTGAGGTCTTCGCCGAGCCGGAAAGCCGCATTGTAATGCGTGAACCGGGTCAGCACCTGCGCTTTACGCTGTCGCTGCTGCCGCGCTTTGCGCCGGGGTTTTCCAGCGTGCGCGATCGGACGTCGTTATTGACTCAGATCAGGCTGGAGGTGTCAGAAGGCACATAACCCTGCGCGAAGGGTAAAGATTAACCGCAGAAGTGCCGATAATGATGACGATTTAACGCTCTTGAATAATCTGACTATCTTATCGGGACAACAATCATGCTGAAGAAGATTTCAATACGCTCGGGATTACTGGTGCTGCTTTCACTGATGACGCTATTGCTGCTGGTGGTCAGCATCATGGGGATTATCGCTATTCAGAAAGGCAATCGCTCGCTGGATGTTATCAATCGCATCCAGGGTATTGAACTCAATGCCTTATATATCACTAATGGCAACCTGCTGCGCACCCGCGCTACCGCCGCGCTGGCCATTCGCAAGCTTGAGGTTGGCTTGCCGGATGAAGCGGCCACCATCGCCAGGCGTTCTGCCAGTTATGTGGCTATTTCACTGCAAGAGCTGAAACGATTCGTCGATGCCGGTACGGTGACGGCGCACGGTAAAACGCTGGCCGATGCGGTGGTCGCCACCTACAAGGATTACCTGGACGGCGGCATCACGCCGATGATGAACGCGCTGCAAAAGCAGAGCGCGGATGACTACTACGAGGTGCTGGAGGGCAACATCTCCCCGCTGGCCGGTAAGTTTTCCGAAGCGGTCAATAATTTCGGCAGCTATGCCGATGAGGTGAGCGAGGCTCAGCTGGCGCAGGCGGCACGCAATCAGACGCTGATGACGGTGCTGATTCTGGTGGCGGGCGGCCTGACCCTGCTGCTGGTCGCGCTGGCGTGGATGGTGCTGCGTGAACTGCTGCTGAAGCCGCTGGATGGCGCGATTAAGCATCTGGAGCATGTCGCGGCAGGCGATCTCACCCAGCCGGTACCGGAAAGCGGCAATACCGAACTGGGCCGCCTCAATGCTGCGCTCGGCAGCATGCAGCAGTCGCTGCAGCACTCGGTCAGCCTGGTGCGCGACGCCAGCATGCAGATTGACGTCGGCAGCCGCGAGCTGGCCTCTGGCAACCTTAACCTCTCGCAGCGCACCGAAGAGTCGGCCGCCTCGCTGGAGCAGACCGCCGCCAGCATGGAGCAGCTGACCGCCACCGTGAAGCAGAATGCGGATAATGCCCAGCAGGCGCACCAGCTGGCGCGCTCGGTCTCGGACACGGCCGATAAAGGCGCCGAAGTGGTGTGCTACGTGATGGAGAAAATGGCAGAGATCGCCAACAGTTCGCAGCGCATTGGCGACATCCTCGGCGTTATCGACGGTATCGCCTTCCAGACCAATATTCTGGCGCTGAATGCCTCGGTGGAAGCGGCGCGAGCGGGTGAGCAGGGGCGTGGTTTCGCCGTGGTCGCCA
This window harbors:
- a CDS encoding methyl-accepting chemotaxis protein, whose product is MLKKISIRSGLLVLLSLMTLLLLVVSIMGIIAIQKGNRSLDVINRIQGIELNALYITNGNLLRTRATAALAIRKLEVGLPDEAATIARRSASYVAISLQELKRFVDAGTVTAHGKTLADAVVATYKDYLDGGITPMMNALQKQSADDYYEVLEGNISPLAGKFSEAVNNFGSYADEVSEAQLAQAARNQTLMTVLILVAGGLTLLLVALAWMVLRELLLKPLDGAIKHLEHVAAGDLTQPVPESGNTELGRLNAALGSMQQSLQHSVSLVRDASMQIDVGSRELASGNLNLSQRTEESAASLEQTAASMEQLTATVKQNADNAQQAHQLARSVSDTADKGAEVVCYVMEKMAEIANSSQRIGDILGVIDGIAFQTNILALNASVEAARAGEQGRGFAVVASEVRNLAQRSATAAKEIRTLIAESQVRVNEGSDMATKAGETMDEISSEVMRVTTLMKEISSASQEQSRGIEQVNQAVTQMDEVAQQNAALVEEAAAATQSLEEQSQQLVQTMAVFKVTHVA